The following are encoded together in the Xanthomonas vesicatoria ATCC 35937 genome:
- the lolD gene encoding lipoprotein-releasing ABC transporter ATP-binding protein LolD: MNETLKSGHGHRESVVQKPNQAETVIRAEGLGKTYAEGKMRTPVFDGLDLSVATGETVAIVGASGAGKSTLLHLLGGLDIPTAGEVYVAGERMSALSDGQRGKLRNQALGFVYQFHHLLPEFTALENVMMPVLLSGKDVSVARGQALQLLESVGLGHRIEHKPSELSGGERQRCAVARALVNKPGCVLGDEPTGNLDDKTAGTVFELMLELNRAQRTSLVLVTHDRSLARRLDRVLELHQGKLRELAPSAV, encoded by the coding sequence ATGAATGAGACCCTGAAATCGGGACACGGGCATCGGGAATCGGTCGTGCAAAAGCCAAACCAAGCAGAGACAGTGATTCGGGCCGAGGGTCTGGGCAAGACCTATGCCGAAGGCAAGATGCGCACGCCGGTATTCGATGGTCTGGACCTGTCGGTGGCAACCGGCGAAACCGTGGCGATCGTCGGCGCATCGGGCGCAGGCAAAAGCACGTTGTTGCATCTGCTGGGCGGCCTGGATATTCCGACCGCGGGTGAGGTGTATGTAGCCGGTGAGCGGATGTCGGCGCTTTCCGATGGTCAGCGCGGCAAGTTGCGCAACCAGGCGCTCGGCTTCGTTTATCAGTTTCATCACCTGCTGCCGGAGTTCACCGCGCTTGAGAACGTGATGATGCCTGTGTTGTTGTCGGGCAAAGATGTCTCGGTAGCGCGCGGGCAGGCGTTGCAGCTGCTGGAATCGGTTGGCCTTGGACACCGCATCGAGCACAAGCCCAGCGAGTTGTCGGGCGGCGAGCGTCAGCGCTGTGCGGTGGCGCGTGCGTTGGTGAACAAGCCGGGATGCGTGCTGGGCGATGAGCCCACCGGTAATCTCGACGACAAGACCGCTGGCACCGTGTTCGAGCTGATGCTGGAACTCAACCGCGCGCAGCGCACCAGCCTGGTGTTGGTCACCCATGACCGTAGCCTGGCGCGTCGCCTGGATCGCGTACTGGAGCTGCATCAAGGCAAGCTGCGCGAACTGGCACCTTCGGCAGTGTAA
- a CDS encoding ExbD/TolR family protein, with translation MRIGSDRSQDEPHIDLVPLIDVILVLIIFFVVTTTFDARSTLQLQLPTASDQNTSAPPRSLSVLVNADGHYFINDQEVLRADVESLKQTIAQIAGGDREQTVLMRADARTPYQAVVTAQDALGQLGFRRIAIATAPQTGTAGKTSKNGTRQ, from the coding sequence ATGCGCATCGGCAGCGACCGAAGCCAGGACGAGCCGCATATCGACCTGGTGCCATTGATTGACGTCATTCTCGTCCTCATCATCTTCTTCGTGGTGACCACGACCTTCGACGCACGCTCCACGTTGCAGCTGCAATTGCCGACCGCCAGCGACCAGAACACCAGCGCGCCGCCGCGCTCGCTCAGCGTCCTGGTCAATGCCGATGGGCATTACTTCATCAACGACCAGGAAGTGCTGCGCGCGGACGTGGAGTCGCTGAAGCAGACCATCGCCCAGATCGCCGGCGGCGACCGCGAGCAGACGGTACTGATGCGCGCAGATGCGCGCACGCCGTATCAGGCCGTTGTCACCGCGCAGGATGCGCTGGGCCAACTCGGCTTCCGGCGCATCGCCATCGCGACGGCGCCCCAGACCGGCACTGCCGGCAAGACAAGCAAGAACGGAACCCGCCAGTGA
- a CDS encoding SDR family oxidoreductase, with protein sequence MRKGIALIVGVTGISGYNLANVLVADGWTVYGLARRPLQHDGVIPVAADLLDAASTDNALRGLPITHVFFCTWTRRDTERENVEANGAMMRHLCDALSDAPLQHMALVTGTKHYLGAFENYGSGKAETPFRESEPRQPGENFYYTLEDLLFAHAERHGFGWSVHRSHTMIGMANGSNAMNMGVTLAIYASLCKHTGQPFVFPGSQAQWNSLTDLTDAGLLGRQLAWAGLSPAARNQAFNTVNGDVFRWRWMWGEIAKFFELDPAPCPDTPQPLEARLTETAPALWAELAAQHNLVESDVNRLASWWHTDADLGREIECVNDMTKSRELGFLDFYDSRASFFELFTRLRALRIIP encoded by the coding sequence ATGCGTAAAGGCATTGCACTGATTGTCGGCGTGACCGGCATCTCCGGCTACAACCTGGCCAACGTGCTGGTGGCCGACGGCTGGACCGTTTACGGCCTGGCGCGCCGCCCGCTGCAACACGACGGCGTCATTCCTGTCGCCGCCGATCTGCTGGACGCCGCCAGCACCGACAACGCGCTGCGCGGTCTGCCGATCACCCACGTATTTTTCTGCACCTGGACGCGTCGCGACACCGAACGCGAGAACGTCGAGGCCAATGGCGCAATGATGCGGCACCTGTGCGATGCGTTGAGCGACGCACCGCTGCAGCACATGGCATTGGTGACCGGCACCAAGCATTATCTGGGCGCGTTCGAAAACTACGGTAGCGGCAAGGCCGAAACGCCGTTCCGCGAAAGCGAACCGCGCCAGCCGGGCGAAAACTTTTACTACACGCTCGAAGACCTGCTGTTCGCACACGCCGAGCGGCATGGCTTCGGGTGGAGCGTGCATCGCTCGCACACCATGATCGGCATGGCCAATGGCAGCAATGCAATGAACATGGGCGTGACGCTGGCCATCTACGCCTCGCTGTGCAAACACACCGGGCAGCCTTTCGTGTTCCCGGGCTCGCAGGCGCAGTGGAACAGCCTTACCGACCTGACCGACGCCGGCCTGCTTGGCCGCCAGCTGGCCTGGGCAGGTCTCAGCCCGGCAGCGCGCAACCAGGCCTTCAACACCGTCAATGGCGATGTATTTCGCTGGCGCTGGATGTGGGGCGAGATCGCGAAGTTCTTCGAACTCGATCCAGCGCCCTGCCCCGACACGCCGCAGCCATTGGAAGCGCGCTTGACCGAGACCGCACCGGCGCTGTGGGCCGAGCTGGCTGCGCAGCACAATCTGGTCGAATCGGACGTCAATCGTCTGGCCTCGTGGTGGCACACCGATGCCGACCTGGGCCGCGAGATCGAGTGCGTGAACGACATGACCAAGAGCCGTGAGTTGGGCTTTTTGGACTTCTACGACAGCCGCGCCTCGTTCTTCGAGCTGTTTACCCGCTTGCGGGCACTACGCATCATCCCCTGA
- a CDS encoding succinate dehydrogenase assembly factor 2 — protein MDEETLLKKLRWRCRRGMRELDQLFGRFLDQRWAHASEGERAVFLQLLDCEDDKLWRWFMGYEACPDVANAALIADIRALPA, from the coding sequence ATGGACGAAGAAACCTTGTTGAAAAAGCTGCGCTGGCGTTGCCGGCGCGGCATGCGCGAACTGGATCAGCTGTTCGGGCGCTTCCTGGACCAACGCTGGGCGCACGCTTCCGAGGGAGAGCGCGCGGTTTTCCTACAGCTGCTGGATTGCGAAGACGATAAGTTGTGGCGCTGGTTTATGGGTTACGAGGCTTGCCCGGATGTCGCCAACGCTGCACTCATCGCCGATATCCGCGCCTTGCCGGCTTGA
- a CDS encoding lipoprotein-releasing ABC transporter permease subunit, whose translation MFKPIPVAIGLRYLRAKRRNGFISFISMASILGIALGVTVLITTLAVMSGFQKEIRDRLLQMAAHATVSAEGAPMRDWQHAVEVAMADPRVAGAAPYIETESLLQGPRKQPAIVRGIVPAEENKVSVLAKKMQQGSVDSLTPGSYNIVIGKELALWLGVDVGDSVVVLLSDTQATPLGAMPRLKRFTVSGIFEAGYNEIDRGLAVVNMQDLARVLRMDGVTGVRLRLHDMDQAWNVARDLALKLHGPYRVSDWTQENANLYHSLKMEKTVMGILLSLIVAMGAFNLVSSQVMLVTDKQADIAILRTLGLSPGGVMQVFMVQGSLIGFMGTIMGVIGGIVLTLNLERILGLIETIFSVKLLPEDVYYITGLPTDMQTQDVVVITVVALVMSFLATLYPAWRASRTQPAEALRYE comes from the coding sequence ATGTTCAAACCTATCCCGGTTGCCATCGGCTTGCGCTACCTGCGTGCCAAGCGGCGCAATGGCTTCATCTCCTTTATCTCGATGGCATCGATCCTCGGCATCGCCCTGGGCGTCACCGTGTTGATCACCACGCTGGCGGTCATGAGCGGTTTTCAGAAGGAAATCCGCGACCGTCTATTGCAGATGGCCGCGCACGCCACCGTCAGCGCCGAAGGTGCGCCGATGCGCGACTGGCAGCATGCGGTCGAGGTCGCCATGGCGGACCCGCGTGTTGCCGGCGCTGCACCCTATATCGAAACCGAATCGCTGCTGCAGGGCCCGCGCAAGCAGCCGGCCATCGTGCGTGGCATCGTTCCGGCCGAAGAGAACAAGGTGTCGGTACTGGCCAAAAAGATGCAGCAGGGCTCGGTCGACAGCCTGACGCCGGGCTCCTACAACATCGTCATCGGCAAGGAGCTGGCGCTCTGGCTGGGCGTGGATGTAGGCGACAGCGTCGTCGTGTTGCTCAGCGATACCCAGGCCACGCCGTTGGGCGCGATGCCGCGGCTCAAGCGCTTCACCGTCAGCGGGATTTTCGAAGCCGGCTACAACGAGATCGATCGCGGCCTGGCTGTGGTCAACATGCAGGACCTTGCGCGGGTCTTGCGGATGGATGGCGTGACCGGCGTGCGTCTGCGGCTGCACGACATGGATCAAGCCTGGAACGTCGCGCGCGATCTGGCGCTGAAGTTGCACGGCCCGTATCGGGTGAGCGACTGGACCCAGGAGAACGCCAATCTCTATCACTCGCTGAAGATGGAAAAGACCGTGATGGGCATCCTGCTATCGCTGATCGTGGCGATGGGCGCGTTCAATCTGGTGTCTTCGCAGGTGATGCTGGTCACCGACAAGCAGGCCGACATCGCGATCCTGCGCACGCTGGGCTTGTCGCCTGGCGGAGTGATGCAGGTCTTCATGGTGCAGGGCTCGCTGATCGGCTTCATGGGCACGATCATGGGGGTGATCGGCGGCATCGTGCTGACGCTCAACCTGGAGCGCATCCTCGGCCTGATTGAGACGATTTTCAGCGTCAAACTGCTTCCGGAAGACGTGTACTACATCACCGGCCTGCCCACCGACATGCAGACCCAGGATGTGGTGGTGATCACCGTGGTGGCATTGGTGATGAGTTTTCTGGCGACCTTGTACCCGGCGTGGCGCGCCTCGCGTACCCAGCCGGCGGAGGCGCTGCGTTATGAATGA
- the kdsB gene encoding 3-deoxy-manno-octulosonate cytidylyltransferase, producing the protein MTNTQSADFVVAIPARYASTRLPGKPLQLIGDRPMIQHVAERALSAGAREVWVATDDVRIADAIDGLPGVHVAMTGSEHVSGTDRLAECARIAGWDTDTCVVNLQGDEPFAPAAGIRAVAELLLHSGAEMATLAALVESAHDLFDPNVVKLVRSAGGQALYFSRAPIPWHRDSFASQRDRLPEDGQWLRHIGIYAYRAGFLQQFAAMPPGLLERIESLEQLRAMEAGHRIAVALTPEQFPPGIDTPDDLARAQARVAAA; encoded by the coding sequence ATGACCAACACACAGTCTGCCGATTTCGTCGTCGCCATTCCGGCGCGTTACGCATCCACCCGCCTGCCGGGCAAGCCGCTGCAATTGATCGGCGACCGTCCGATGATTCAGCACGTGGCCGAGCGGGCATTGTCGGCCGGCGCGCGCGAGGTGTGGGTGGCAACCGATGACGTGCGGATTGCCGACGCAATCGATGGCTTGCCTGGCGTGCACGTGGCGATGACCGGCAGCGAACACGTCTCCGGCACCGATCGGCTGGCCGAATGTGCGCGTATCGCCGGTTGGGACACCGACACCTGCGTGGTAAATCTGCAAGGCGACGAACCGTTTGCGCCGGCGGCCGGTATTCGCGCGGTCGCCGAGTTACTGCTGCACTCCGGCGCGGAAATGGCCACGCTGGCCGCGCTGGTGGAAAGCGCACATGACCTGTTCGATCCCAATGTGGTCAAGCTGGTGCGCAGCGCAGGCGGGCAGGCGCTGTATTTCAGCCGCGCGCCGATTCCCTGGCACCGCGACAGCTTCGCCAGCCAGCGCGACCGTTTACCCGAGGATGGCCAATGGCTGCGCCATATCGGCATCTATGCCTATCGCGCCGGGTTTCTGCAGCAATTCGCGGCGATGCCGCCCGGCTTGCTGGAGCGCATCGAATCGCTGGAGCAGCTGCGCGCGATGGAAGCCGGTCATCGCATAGCCGTTGCGCTGACGCCCGAACAGTTTCCGCCGGGAATCGATACGCCGGACGATCTGGCGCGTGCGCAAGCGCGCGTGGCAGCGGCATGA
- the lpxK gene encoding tetraacyldisaccharide 4'-kinase, whose product MSKRGTRTPGYWYDNAPIPLPARLLAPIYGAAIALRRDLYRRGWRKRHGVPVPVIVVGNVTAGGTGKTPLTIALVSKLQEAGWTPGVASRGYGRDDSGTARWVDADTAVALGGDEPVLIAWKTGARVRVDRDRVAAARALVEAGCDIIVCDDGLQHYRLARDVEIEVVDGQRRYGNGRLLPAGPLREPAARARDCDFRVVNLGQASATAAPPQATDDAGFGEWQMRLSIDSVQPMDGKRAQPLSMLAGQRVHAVAGIAHPERFFAMLRARGIGVVPHAFPDHHVYRAADFSFGSRLPVLMTEKDAVKCRPFADEWLYSVPLKAELPAAFWVSLLDRLDKLASRQGV is encoded by the coding sequence ATGAGCAAGCGCGGCACCCGCACCCCGGGCTACTGGTACGACAATGCGCCGATCCCGCTACCGGCGCGCCTGCTGGCACCCATCTACGGCGCTGCAATCGCGCTGCGGCGCGATCTCTACCGCCGCGGCTGGCGTAAGCGGCATGGCGTGCCGGTGCCGGTGATCGTGGTCGGCAACGTCACGGCCGGTGGCACCGGTAAGACACCGCTGACCATTGCGTTGGTCTCCAAGCTGCAGGAAGCCGGCTGGACCCCTGGCGTCGCCAGCCGCGGCTATGGCCGCGATGACTCCGGCACCGCGCGGTGGGTCGATGCAGACACGGCGGTGGCACTCGGCGGCGACGAGCCGGTGTTAATCGCCTGGAAGACTGGTGCTCGCGTGCGCGTTGATCGCGATCGCGTCGCGGCTGCGCGAGCACTGGTCGAGGCGGGTTGCGACATCATCGTCTGCGATGACGGGTTGCAGCATTACCGGCTGGCACGCGATGTGGAAATCGAAGTGGTCGACGGACAGCGCCGCTATGGCAATGGCCGCCTGCTGCCTGCCGGACCGCTACGCGAACCGGCCGCGCGCGCGCGCGATTGCGATTTCCGTGTGGTCAACCTCGGGCAGGCCAGCGCTACTGCCGCTCCGCCGCAGGCAACGGACGATGCCGGCTTCGGCGAATGGCAGATGCGCCTGAGCATCGACAGTGTGCAGCCGATGGACGGAAAGCGGGCGCAACCGCTAAGCATGCTTGCCGGGCAGCGCGTGCATGCGGTGGCAGGTATCGCGCACCCGGAGCGTTTTTTTGCCATGTTGCGCGCGCGTGGCATCGGCGTCGTGCCGCATGCCTTCCCCGATCATCACGTGTATCGCGCCGCCGATTTCAGTTTCGGCAGCCGCCTGCCGGTGCTGATGACCGAAAAGGACGCGGTGAAGTGCCGGCCGTTCGCCGATGAGTGGCTGTACAGCGTGCCGCTCAAGGCGGAGTTGCCGGCTGCATTCTGGGTGAGCCTGCTGGATCGGCTGGATAAATTGGCCAGCCGGCAGGGCGTTTGA
- a CDS encoding MotA/TolQ/ExbB proton channel family protein has protein sequence MLELVKAGGWPMVPLLLLGVIALAIVLERLWTLRRNEVTPPGLGEEVRNWAARGKLDPTHIESLRRNSPLGALLAAALDVRGRPRDLIRERIEDTGRHVVHRMERYLNALGTIASAGPLLGLLGTVVGMIQMFLGILDHGVGDVNQLAGGIGKALVCTATGMIIAVPALMAHRFFKGRIAGYIIEMEQEATLLLDTMDGRGTPVAAAPAVAGSKPVMAKG, from the coding sequence GTGTTGGAGCTGGTCAAGGCGGGCGGTTGGCCGATGGTGCCGTTGCTGTTGCTGGGTGTGATCGCCCTGGCGATCGTGCTGGAACGTCTGTGGACCCTGCGCCGCAACGAGGTGACGCCCCCGGGGCTGGGCGAGGAAGTCCGTAACTGGGCTGCACGCGGCAAGCTGGATCCCACTCATATCGAGTCGCTGCGGCGTAATTCGCCACTGGGTGCGCTGCTGGCGGCGGCACTGGATGTGCGCGGCCGTCCGCGCGATCTGATCCGCGAACGCATCGAGGACACCGGTCGCCACGTGGTGCATCGCATGGAGCGCTATCTGAACGCGCTGGGCACCATTGCGTCGGCCGGCCCGCTGTTGGGGCTGCTCGGTACGGTCGTCGGCATGATTCAGATGTTCCTGGGCATCCTCGATCACGGCGTGGGCGATGTGAACCAGCTGGCCGGTGGCATCGGCAAGGCGCTAGTGTGTACCGCTACCGGCATGATCATCGCCGTGCCTGCGCTGATGGCGCATCGCTTCTTCAAGGGGCGCATCGCCGGCTACATCATCGAGATGGAGCAGGAAGCCACGCTGTTGCTGGACACCATGGATGGCCGCGGAACTCCTGTGGCCGCAGCGCCTGCGGTGGCGGGCAGCAAGCCTGTCATGGCAAAGGGCTGA
- a CDS encoding succinate dehydrogenase iron-sulfur subunit, whose translation MAEFTLPKNSKIGKGKHYPAQGAKNTRTFKVYRWDPDGDANPRTDSYEIDLDKCGPMVLDALIKIKNEIDPTLAFRRSCREGICGSCAMNIDGTNTLACTKAIDACGKSEVPIYPLPHMDVIKDLVPDLTHFYAQYASIKPWIRTQTPPPPDRERLQSPEDRRKLDGLYECILCACCSTSCPSYWWNGERYLGPAILLQAYRWIIDSRDEDTGARLDDLEDPFKLYRCHTIMNCARTCPKGLNPALAIAEIKKLMMARRA comes from the coding sequence ATGGCAGAGTTCACCCTCCCCAAGAATTCAAAGATCGGCAAGGGTAAGCATTACCCTGCGCAGGGCGCCAAGAACACGCGCACCTTCAAGGTCTACCGCTGGGATCCGGATGGCGACGCCAACCCGCGCACCGACAGCTATGAGATCGATCTCGACAAGTGCGGCCCGATGGTCTTGGACGCGCTGATCAAGATCAAGAACGAGATCGACCCGACGTTGGCGTTCCGTCGTTCGTGCCGTGAGGGCATCTGCGGCTCGTGCGCGATGAATATCGACGGCACCAATACCCTGGCCTGCACCAAAGCGATCGATGCCTGCGGCAAGTCCGAGGTGCCGATCTATCCGTTGCCGCACATGGATGTGATCAAGGATCTGGTCCCCGATCTGACCCACTTCTATGCGCAGTACGCGTCGATCAAGCCGTGGATCCGCACCCAGACGCCGCCGCCGCCGGATCGCGAACGCCTGCAGTCGCCGGAAGACCGCCGCAAGCTCGATGGGTTGTACGAATGCATCCTGTGCGCGTGCTGCTCGACCAGCTGCCCGAGCTACTGGTGGAATGGCGAGCGTTATCTGGGTCCGGCCATCCTGCTGCAGGCGTACCGCTGGATCATCGACTCGCGCGATGAGGACACCGGTGCGCGCCTGGACGATCTGGAAGACCCGTTCAAGTTGTATCGCTGCCACACCATCATGAACTGCGCACGGACCTGCCCGAAGGGCCTGAATCCGGCGCTGGCGATCGCCGAGATCAAGAAGTTGATGATGGCGCGTCGCGCCTGA
- the msbA gene encoding lipid A export permease/ATP-binding protein MsbA, translated as MTTTNDRPAPVSSWRTYRRLLAFAKPYRLLLIAALIAALVEAAGTTGFLALMKPITDETFIYKNPEVSRWLPVQIILLFVVRGVAGYITDMAMGKSARSIARDLRVKVMSKYLRLPGSRFDSEPVPSMLIRLGSDSDQVAQAAVDAVKVMIQQSLQVIGALALMLWHSWQVTLTIVVLAPVLAWVMDKVARRYRRISHSIQESGAHLLQAADQTLSSHQEVKIYGAQQTEMERYGALADRNLRLAMKVESTRGISTATVQMIGAIGLSALLFVAGAQALAGRLTAGDFVVLMTSMLTIIPGLKQLTNVQNMVQRGLASAERLFSVLDSPDEPDQGALPLTRAKGLIEFRDVTARYPGQMNPALADVSFVAQPGTVTAIVGRSGSGKSSLIKLIPRFYEAEAGEILLDGHPVQAYSLADLRRQIALVGQQVMLFDGSIADNVAYGEMRTADAGQLERAILGANAMEFVAQLPEGLQSHVGTKGGRLSGGQRQRLAIARAMLKDAPILILDEATAALDNESERLVQDALHKLMPDRTTLVIAHRLSTIEHADQVLVMDQGRIVERGTHRELLEQGGLYSHLHGMQFRERQA; from the coding sequence GTGACCACCACCAACGACCGCCCGGCGCCAGTGTCGTCCTGGCGCACGTACCGTCGCCTGCTGGCCTTCGCCAAGCCCTATCGGCTGTTGTTGATCGCCGCGCTGATTGCCGCGTTGGTCGAAGCGGCAGGCACTACCGGTTTTCTGGCATTGATGAAGCCGATCACCGACGAAACCTTCATCTACAAGAACCCGGAGGTCAGCCGCTGGCTGCCGGTGCAGATCATCCTGCTGTTCGTGGTGCGCGGCGTTGCCGGCTATATCACCGACATGGCGATGGGCAAATCCGCACGCAGCATTGCGCGCGATTTGCGCGTCAAGGTGATGTCCAAGTATCTGCGTCTGCCGGGTTCGCGCTTCGATTCCGAGCCGGTGCCGTCAATGCTGATCCGCCTGGGCTCGGACTCCGACCAGGTCGCACAGGCGGCGGTGGATGCGGTCAAGGTGATGATCCAGCAGTCGCTGCAGGTCATCGGCGCCCTGGCGCTGATGCTGTGGCATAGCTGGCAGGTCACGCTCACCATCGTGGTGCTGGCGCCGGTGCTGGCCTGGGTGATGGACAAGGTGGCGCGGCGGTATCGGCGCATCAGTCACAGCATCCAGGAGAGCGGCGCGCATCTGTTGCAGGCCGCCGACCAGACCTTGTCCAGCCACCAGGAGGTCAAGATCTACGGTGCCCAACAGACCGAGATGGAGCGCTATGGCGCGCTGGCCGATCGCAATCTGCGGCTGGCGATGAAGGTGGAATCCACCCGCGGCATTTCCACAGCCACCGTGCAGATGATCGGTGCGATCGGGCTGTCGGCACTGCTGTTCGTGGCAGGTGCGCAGGCCTTGGCCGGGCGCCTGACTGCTGGCGACTTCGTGGTGTTGATGACCTCGATGCTGACGATCATCCCGGGCCTCAAGCAGCTCACCAATGTGCAGAACATGGTGCAGCGCGGCCTGGCGTCGGCCGAGCGCCTGTTCTCGGTGCTCGATAGCCCGGACGAGCCGGATCAGGGCGCATTGCCGTTGACGCGTGCGAAGGGTTTGATCGAGTTCCGCGATGTCACCGCGCGCTACCCGGGGCAGATGAATCCGGCGCTGGCCGATGTCAGCTTTGTCGCGCAGCCCGGTACGGTGACAGCGATCGTTGGCCGCTCCGGTAGCGGTAAATCCAGCCTGATCAAGCTGATTCCGCGTTTTTACGAAGCCGAGGCCGGCGAGATCCTGCTGGACGGGCACCCGGTGCAGGCGTACTCGTTGGCCGACCTGCGTCGTCAGATCGCGCTGGTCGGCCAGCAGGTGATGCTGTTCGACGGCAGCATCGCCGACAACGTGGCCTACGGCGAAATGCGCACTGCAGATGCTGGGCAACTGGAGCGTGCGATCCTTGGCGCCAACGCCATGGAGTTCGTGGCGCAGCTGCCGGAAGGCCTGCAATCGCATGTCGGTACCAAGGGCGGGCGGTTGTCCGGCGGGCAGCGGCAGCGCCTGGCGATTGCACGTGCAATGCTCAAGGATGCGCCGATCCTGATCCTGGACGAAGCCACCGCAGCGCTGGACAACGAGTCGGAGCGACTGGTGCAGGACGCCCTGCACAAACTGATGCCTGACCGCACCACGCTGGTGATCGCACACCGGCTGTCCACCATCGAGCATGCCGATCAGGTGCTGGTGATGGATCAGGGCCGCATCGTCGAGCGCGGCACACATCGCGAGTTGCTGGAGCAGGGCGGGCTGTATTCGCATCTGCACGGCATGCAATTTCGCGAACGGCAGGCATGA